One Neoarius graeffei isolate fNeoGra1 chromosome 19, fNeoGra1.pri, whole genome shotgun sequence genomic region harbors:
- the LOC132867774 gene encoding histone H4 codes for MSGRGKGGKGLGKGGAKRHRKVLRDNIQGITKPAIRRLARRGGVKRISGLIYEETRGVLKVFLENVIRDAVTYTEHAKRKTVTAMDVVYALKRQGRTLYGFGG; via the coding sequence ATGTCTGGCAGAGGAAAGGGCGGCAAGGGGCTCGGGAAAGGAGGCGCTAAGCGGCACCGGAAAGTTCTTCGCGACAACATCCAGGGAATCACCAAGCCGGCTATTCGCCGTCTGGCTCGCCGTGGCGGTGTGAAGCGCATTTCCGGCCTGATCTACGAAGAGACCCGCGGTGTGCTGAAAGTGTTCCTGGAGAACGTGATCCGCGACGCCGTCACTTACACGGAGCATGCCAAGAGAAAGACCGTCACCGCTATGGATGTGGTGTACGCCCTGAAACGCCAGGGACGCACTCTGTACGGCTTCGGCGGTTAA
- the LOC132867760 gene encoding histone H2B-like encodes MPEPPKSAPKKGSKKTVTKAAGKGGKKRRKSRKESYAIYVYKVLKQVHPDTGISSKAMGIMNSFVNDIFERIAGESSRLAHYNKRSTITSREIQTAVRLLLPGELAKHAVSEGTKAVTKYTSSK; translated from the coding sequence ATGCCCGAGCCACCTAAAAGCGCGCCCAAGAAGGGCTCCAAGAAAACCGTGACCAAGGCGGCTGGTAAAGGAGGCAAGAAGCGCAGAAAGTCCAGGAAGGAGAGCTACGCTATCTACGTGTACAAGGTCCTGAAGCAGGTTCATCCTGACACCGGCATCTCGTCTAAGGCTATGGGCATCATGAACTCCTTCGTCAATGACATTTTCGAGCGTATCGCCGGTGAGTCCTCTCGTCTGGCTCACTACAACAAGCGCTCCACCATCACCTCCAGAGAGATCCAGACCGCTGTGCGCCTTTTACTGCCTGGCGAGCTGGCCAAGCACGCCGTGTCCGAGGGCACAAAGGCCGTCACCAAGTA